The Pochonia chlamydosporia 170 chromosome Unknown PCv3seq00042, whole genome shotgun sequence region CTAACACCAGTTGAAGAGGCACCTGAGCTACCAAACgcgtgggttccaaagaccccaaacaatccaacCGAGGCAACTTCACAGACTgactatattaaaagacgAATTAGTCGCCATCAGGGAAGCTCGCCGACGTCAATTTTAACTGCTGTGGATCAGATTACAAAGGGAACATGCGGAATTATGCATCAGGTTGCGCTCTTAAAGGCTGAGGTTAACCAACTTCGAGAAGCAAATGCactactaagcaagcggcGTAGAGCCAAAAAAACACGTTTACGTCAAGGCGGTAGCATAactattgccgagggacaagctctctAGGATCAGAATaatgtggaagagcagatacAGGAAGAATATCGCAAAACTAGAGGTCGCAAGCCTCGGGATGAGACGAAGGGacggcgatgtggtgtgtgcggcaacACTGGTCATAATGCGCGAACTTGCCAGATTGATGTGGAAATATCTAATGAAGAGGAAATTAGTGACAATTAATCAATTTTCtatgttgttgttgtttttttgtaCAATCTTTGCTAGAAGGTGGTTTAGAGTGTGGCTCTCGCTATGTTGTGGcgctcgctatgcactcacgttatATGAATATGTATTTTGATGGACAAGTTGAATATAATATGAATACAAGAAAATCGGCGTGCATATCCATATAGCCATGCCTGGAAGAGGACAAGAGAAATCTGCTTGTGTGTCATTGGCCTCAGGTAGTAGAAAGCTCATAACGTGCAACAGTAAATCACATTAGACTCTTGTGTGTCAACCTCCACCCCATGGACCTCTGTACGGCATGTCCGAAGACGAACTCGTCGTCCTCCGGAAATTCCTTCAAGAAAACCTCGACAAGGGCTTTATACGTGCCAGTACGTCACCAGCCGCCTCGCCAGTGCTATTTGCGAAGAAACCCGGAGGCGGCCTCCGTTTTTGCGTCGACTACCGGGCACTCAATGCCATAACCATCAAGAACCGATATCCACTGCCATTAATTCAGGAGACTCTTTCGCAACTaagccaagccaaatatTTCACCAAACTTGATGTCGTCGCAGCATTTAACCGAATACGCATCAAGGAGGGCCAAGAGTGGATGACAGCGTTCAACACAAGATATGGACTCTTcgagagtctggtgatgccgttcGGACTATCAAACGCCCCAGCTACCTTCCAAGCCAGGATCAACGAAGTATTACGCCCATTCCTGGACAGATATTGCACAGCCTATATCGACGACATTCTCATCTACTCAAACGACCTCGCCTCTCACAGACTCCACGTCAAATCAGTGCTCCAGGCGCTTGAAGCCGCGGGCTTGCAACTCGACGTCAAGAAGTGTGAATTCGAGACTACCGAAGTGAAATATCTGGGCAtgatcatctcaaccacgGGAGTACGAATGGACCCAGCGAAAGTCGACTGTCTCGTCAACTGGGAAGCGCCCATCAATGTAAAAGACGTCCAAGCCTTCTTAGGATTCTCGAATTTCTACAGACGATTCATCAAAGGATTCTCACGCATCGTACGACCACTGGTTGCCCTGACACGGAAGTTAGTCAAATGGAATTGGACCTCATCTTGCCAAGAGGCGTTCGACACGCTCAAAGAAAGCTTCACCTCGGCCCCGATCCTCAAACACTTCGACCCCACAAAAGAAGTCATTGTCGAATGCGATGCATCCGATTTCGTGTCTTCAGGCATCCTCTCCCAGGAAGACGATCGGGGGGTACTGCATCCAGTGGCCTTCATGTCTAAAAAATACGACCCCGCTGAATGTAACTACGAGATCTACGACAAAGAACTTTTGGCAATTGTACGCTGCTTCGAATGCTGGAGACCGGAACTCCAAGGCGCGCACCACCCGATCACAGTGATCACCGACCATGCCAATCTTCGATACTTCATGACAACTAAGCAACTTTCAAGACGCCAAGTCAGGTGGAGTGAATTCCTATCAGAGTTTCAATTTGCTATTAAGTCGGTACCAGGGAAAGATAACAGAAAACCCGACTCACTCACAAGGAGATCACAAGACTTGCCAAAagatgaaaatgacgaccGCATCCAATACCAACAACAATCACTGCTAAAACCGCACAACATTGACTCCTCCGTACAAGAAGAACTGAAGATTGACCCTGAGCTCTCAGAACTCTTCGCAAACTTGTCCTGGGACCAGGAAATTGCACTATGCCCGGCCATTCTAGACGAAGTTGAACCAGAACCAATCAACCACAAAATCACAAGGCTGCTAGACAAAGGTTATGAAGAGGATGAATGGTGGATGAAAATTAGGGACGAGATGCTCAAACCCCACGGCATCCCCCACTCAAAGGAAGTCTCCCTATCTGAATGCACGATAAATGAAGGCCGACTGTACTTCCGAGAGAGATTGTACGTCCCAGAAGGCGAACTACGAACCCTTCTCACCCAACTCGCTCACGACAGCGTTGAGTCAGGCCACCCCGGGAAGAACAAGCTATACGAACTCATCTCACG contains the following coding sequences:
- a CDS encoding reverse transcriptase (RNA-dependent DNA polymerase) domain-containing protein, whose translation is MSEDELVVLRKFLQENLDKGFIRASTSPAASPVLFAKKPGGGLRFCVDYRALNAITIKNRYPLPLIQETLSQLSQAKYFTKLDVVAAFNRIRIKEGQEWMTAFNTRYGLFESLVMPFGLSNAPATFQARINEVLRPFLDRYCTAYIDDILIYSNDLASHRLHVKSVLQALEAAGLQLDVKKCEFETTEVKYLGMIISTTGVRMDPAKVDCLVNWEAPINVKDVQAFLGFSNFYRRFIKGFSRIVRPLVALTRKLVKWNWTSSCQEAFDTLKESFTSAPILKHFDPTKEVIVECDASDFVSSGILSQEDDRGVLHPVAFMSKKYDPAECNYEIYDKELLAIVRCFECWRPELQGAHHPITVITDHANLRYFMTTKQLSRRQVRWSEFLSEFQFAIKSVPGKDNRKPDSLTRRSQDLPKDENDDRIQYQQQSLLKPHNIDSSVQEELKIDPELSELFANLSWDQEIALCPAILDEVEPEPINHKITRLLDKGYEEDEWWMKIRDEMLKPHGIPHSKEVSLSECTINEGRLYFRERLYVPEGELRTLLTQLAHDSVESGHPGKNKLYELISRSYWWPRLSTDTKEFTRNCHGCLRNKSSQLRYQGTLKPLPIPLQRWRDLSVDFIGPFQPTSRGFNAIMVVVDRLSKDRHFTPCRTDMKAHDLAMLFVRDTNISLSTAYHPETDGQTENANSFLEQYLRQYVSFAQDDWDEWLPLAEFAARNVVNDSTGMSPFFANTGYHPRMSFGPPRAMSKAVSKDLAERSNEGNNFVAKMEEITDLLRTNLRSAQASQEKFANANRSPAPAYRVGDLVLLSTRNINSARPIPKLDHKFIGPFRIERVLSSHTYQLKLPHELSSIHNSFHTNLLRPLPNDPLPGQYNPPPPPIALDERGEKLWAIEEILDSRRKKGKGFQYYILWRGFGHREATWEPLHNVVNAHIAIKEFEKRHRSKPRPTRQEVRNARHQAKQDVKNSETRE